A genomic stretch from Arachis stenosperma cultivar V10309 chromosome 3, arast.V10309.gnm1.PFL2, whole genome shotgun sequence includes:
- the LOC130967988 gene encoding uncharacterized protein At4g14342 isoform X2, translating to MQASDRFNINSQLEHLQAKYVGTGHADLNRFEWAVNIQRDSYASYIGHYPLLAYFAIAENESIGRERYTFMQKMLLPCGLPPEREED from the exons ATGCAGGCAAGTGATAGGTTTAACATCAATTCCCAACTTGAGCATCTCCAAGCTAAATATGTTGGAACTGGGCATGCCGATTTGAACAGATT TGAGTGGGCGGTGAATATTCAGCGTGATAGCTATGCTTCATATATTGGGCACTACCCTTTGCTTGCATACTTTGCTATTGCTGAAAATGAATCCATTGGAAGAGAACGCTACACCTTTATGCAG AAAATGCTTCTACCCTGTGGTCTCCCTCCGGAAAGAGAAGAAGATTGA
- the LOC130967988 gene encoding uncharacterized protein At4g14342 isoform X1 produces MQASDRFNINSQLEHLQAKYVGTGHADLNRFEWAVNIQRDSYASYIGHYPLLAYFAIAENESIGRERYTFMQKMLLPCGLPPEREED; encoded by the exons ATGCAG GCAAGTGATAGGTTTAACATCAATTCCCAACTTGAGCATCTCCAAGCTAAATATGTTGGAACTGGGCATGCCGATTTGAACAGATT TGAGTGGGCGGTGAATATTCAGCGTGATAGCTATGCTTCATATATTGGGCACTACCCTTTGCTTGCATACTTTGCTATTGCTGAAAATGAATCCATTGGAAGAGAACGCTACACCTTTATGCAG AAAATGCTTCTACCCTGTGGTCTCCCTCCGGAAAGAGAAGAAGATTGA
- the LOC130968031 gene encoding protein PLASTID REDOX INSENSITIVE 2, chloroplastic-like, whose protein sequence is MAFTTATCLAPFFPPPPSFSSSSSFPSLRSLCFFTSGTTPRSNQRFSFPSANEKFATLPRSSPNRLTTRFSEYKFPDPIPEFADAETEKFRNHLLQKLSKPSKKDTYGESVEEVVGVCTEIFSTFLHSEYGGPGTLLVVPFIDMADAVSERGLPGGPQAARAAVKWAQSNVDKDWREWNGGDSN, encoded by the exons ATGGCTTTCACTACTGCTACGTGTCTTGCACCTTTCttccctcctcctccttctttttcttcttcttcttcgttccCATCGTTGCGTTCGTTATGCTTCTTCACAAGTGGCACCACACCCAGAAGCAACCAACGTTTCTCGTTTCCTTCTGCAAACGAAAAGTTCGCAACTTTACCACGTTCATCCCCTAATAGGCTCACCACCCGCTTTTCTGAGTACAAATTCCCCGACCCTATTCCAGAATTTGCAGATGCC GAGACAGAGAAGTTCAGAAATCACCTTCTGCAGAAGCTTTCAAAGCCTTCAAAGAAAGACACGTATGGAGAATCGGTTGAAGAAGTTGTGGGAGTATGCACCGAG ATTTTTAGCACGTTCTTACATTCTGAGTATGGAGGTCCGGGGACTCTCTTGGTCGTTCCATTCATTGACATGGCTGATGCCGTAAGCGAACGGGGGCTGCCGGGTGGACCACAAGCTGCACGTGCCGCTGTAAAATGGGCCCAAAGTAATGTTGACAAAGACTGGAGGGAATGGAATGGCGGTGATAGCAACTAA